In Paenibacillus dendritiformis, the DNA window AGAAATCGCGATGCGGGCGGCTTCCGCGCTGGCTGATAATCGGGTGATAGATTTCATTTGGGATGAACAGGATTATGATTAAAGATTTTTATCCAAAATTCAACAAAAATAGATGTGAATAAAGCTATCCACATCATCCCCAATGATTCAAGTCCTTTTTCGACGGTTATCAACAAGTTAAACACATATCTTCCACAATTGTCTGTGGATAACGGAACGCTTGTTCCTTAGAAAACAACCATGATATGATGATGGGGCATTAAGGAAACTTTTAGGAAAGGTTGTGATTAGGATGGCTTTGCTCTCCGATGAATTGCTTATGGATTCCTATGAGCAGGCAATCAAGCTGGGACTCGATGATGACTTCATCGCGCTGCTGCTTGCCGAAATTCAGAAACGCCGCCTGCATCCGACCCTCTTCCACAAACCGGTGCGCAGATAGAATAGCCGGTTATTCGTGATCCTTACTCCCAAGACAGGCCATTGACGGTTGAGGACGTATTACAGTGCTCACAATATAAGATATGCACACACAGCCGCCTGCTAGAACGATCCTTGATATGGATCGGGAGCGTCTCATTGGCGTCCTCCACTGGATTATAAGGAGAGTAAGGTCCATAATAATCTTCCAGTTTGCCGCTGTCGACGGCTGGGTTCAAACAGTTCGGACATTGAAAAAGCATGTGACTGGTTATGCCGTTGCATAGTGGACAAACATGAAACAAGGGTATCCTCCTCCGTTAGATACAGATTAGGAGTAGGATACCCTTTCTTTCCTTTTATCATGACACAACGTTATATTGCTCAAGCTGCGCCATTCTGCCCCGCCAGGCAGGCCGCTTACATCTTCATGTTGCTGCTGTGGCCCGGGGACAGCTTGGCCGTCGGATCGATATACACCTTCGCGTTGTTCACCGCAGTAGGCGCTTCGCCGAAGCCGACCGCAATCAACTTCAGCTTGCCGGGATATGTCGTAATATCGCCTGCCGCGAATATGCCCGGTATGTTGGTCTCCATCCGGGTATCG includes these proteins:
- a CDS encoding sporulation histidine kinase inhibitor Sda, which gives rise to MALLSDELLMDSYEQAIKLGLDDDFIALLLAEIQKRRLHPTLFHKPVRR